One part of the Canis lupus dingo isolate Sandy chromosome 14, ASM325472v2, whole genome shotgun sequence genome encodes these proteins:
- the LOC112664542 gene encoding olfactory receptor 2G6 — MEESNNSSEKGFLLLGFADDPQLERILFVIILLFYILNILGNTAIILVSYLAPILHTPMYFFLSNLSCVDICFTTSVAPQLLVTMNKKEKNMSYGGCVAQLYVAMGLGSSECILLAVMAYDRYAAVCRPLQYTTIMHPQLCASLAIIAWLSGLITSLIQCSLTVQLPLCGHRKLDHIVCEVPVLIKLACVDTTINEIELFVASVIFLIVPVSLILVSYGFITKTVLRIKSAAGRRKAFGTCSSHLIVVIIFYGTIIFMYLQPAKSSSKNQGKFVSLFYTIVTPVLNPIIYTLRNKDVKGALRTLVMRNVLVSKNT, encoded by the coding sequence ATGGAGGAAAGCAACAACAGTTCTGAAAAGGGATTTCTTCTGCTGGGATTCGCAGATGATCCCCAACTAGAAAGGATCCTTTTTGtcataattttgcttttctacATCTTGAACATTCTGGGGAACACTGCCATCATTTTGGTGTCTTATTTAGCCCCCATACTCCACACTCCAATGTACTTTTTCCTTAGCAATCTCTCTTGTGTGGACATCTGCTTTACCACCAGCGTTGCCCCACAGTTGCTGGTTaccatgaataaaaaagaaaaaaacatgagctATGGTGGATGTGTGGCCCAGCTCTATGTGGCTATGGGGTTGGGATCCTCTGAATGTATTCTTTTGGCAGTCATGGCTTATGATCGATATGCTGCTGTCTGCCGGCCTCTGCAATACACAACTATTATGCATCCTCAGCTTTGTGCTTCCCTGGCCATCATAGCATGGCTCAGTGGTCTTATCACCTCCTTAATTCAATGCTCCCTTACTGTGCAGCTGCCCCTTTGTGGTCATCGCAAACTGGACCACATTGTCTGCGAGGTTCCTGTGCTCATCAAACTGGCCTGTGTGGACACAacaatcaatgaaatagaactcTTTGTGGCCAGTGTGATTTTTCTAATTGTCCCTGTGTCACTCATCCTAGTCTCCTATGGCTTTATAACAAAAACTGTGCTGAGGATAAAATCAGCAGCAGGGCGCCGGAAGGCCTTTGGGACTTGTTCTTCCCACCTGATTGTGGTCATCATTTTTTATGGAACCATCATCTTTATGTACCTTCAGCCAGCCAAAAGTAGCTCAAAAAACCAGGGaaagtttgtttctcttttctacaCCATAGTCACCCCAGTCTTAAACCCCATTATCTAtactctgagaaacaaagatgTGAAAGGGGCCTTGAGAACACTGGTGATGAGAAATGTTTTAGTTTCAAAAAATACATGA